From a single Candidatus Paracaedimonas acanthamoebae genomic region:
- the rpsM gene encoding 30S ribosomal protein S13: MARIAGVNIPTQKRVIIGLTYIYGLGPAKAKDICSTIGIPENRRVKDLTEDEVLKIRECIDSTYKVEGDLRREISMNIKRLTDLGCYRGLRHRKGLPVRGQRTHTNARTRKGKAVAIAGKKK, translated from the coding sequence GTGGCTCGTATAGCAGGCGTCAACATTCCTACACAAAAAAGAGTAATTATCGGGCTAACTTATATTTATGGGTTAGGGCCAGCGAAAGCTAAAGATATTTGCTCCACCATTGGGATACCGGAAAATCGACGTGTTAAAGATTTAACAGAAGATGAAGTGCTTAAGATTCGTGAATGTATAGATTCAACTTATAAAGTTGAAGGTGATTTACGACGTGAAATTTCAATGAATATTAAACGATTGACTGACCTTGGATGTTATCGTGGGTTACGTCATCGTAAAGGCTTGCCTGTCAGAGGACAGAGGACGCATACCAATGCACGTACGCGCAAAGGAAAAGCTGTCGCAATTGCAGGTAAGAAAAAGTAA
- the rpsK gene encoding 30S ribosomal protein S11 has product MAKPATRIRRRERKNITSGVAHINATFNNTMITITDPQGNAVSWSSAGMMGFKGSRKSTPYAAQMAAEDAGKKASEHGMRVLEVEVNGPGSGRESALRALQSIGFTVTSIRDMTPVPHNGCRPPKRRRV; this is encoded by the coding sequence ATGGCTAAGCCAGCAACAAGAATTCGACGTCGCGAGCGTAAAAATATTACCTCCGGTGTGGCACATATTAATGCTACTTTTAATAATACAATGATTACAATTACAGACCCTCAAGGTAATGCTGTTTCATGGTCATCAGCGGGTATGATGGGATTCAAAGGATCTCGTAAGTCAACACCGTACGCTGCTCAGATGGCGGCTGAAGATGCAGGAAAAAAAGCTTCAGAGCATGGAATGCGTGTATTAGAAGTAGAAGTTAATGGACCAGGATCTGGCCGCGAATCAGCTTTACGGGCTTTGCAATCTATTGGTTTTACAGTAACTTCTATTCGTGATATGACACCGGTACCTCATAATGGATGTCGCCCTCCAAAGCGTCGTCGCGTTTAA